AAGTCCCTAAATAGTAAAAAGCATCCCTTTGGTGATGTGTCtaggaagaaaaaacattctTAGAATGATCTGTCTTGTaaaggataaaaatgaaaaccacaGACATGCTAAGGGCACCTCATCTCTTTGACCACTGGGGGGTCCAGACATGACCTCTTGTGTTCCTGTGGAGGATCCAGACTTGTGGATGACATGTTGACACTGTCAACAAAATATTCTGCTGTTAATCCTCTGGGGCATTTTCTCCATTATTACGTTGATGCACCTTTTAAAGGTGAGCCggggtgttgggggtgggggtgggggtcaccAGGGGTCACCAGGGGTCAGAACAACCACATGAGACTCAAGAGCAAAGAGATTATTTGAAACACAAGCTGAAAAGGTTGAATTCTTCCAATGGAGAAAACCCAAATTTACCTGCATATggactaattttattttattttttttacagatgcagcagaaataaaacacaaaaatatataatattatatataacagcagataaatgcataaaaaccCACGTGTTCAACagataaatgtaaagaaaaaaacactaatCCGggaaaaattttttaaaagtcacgACATtattcaatgaatgaataaaaaagttaCGGCCtcagctgcgtgtgtgtgtgtgtgtgtgtgtgtgtgtgtgtgtgtgtgtgtgtgtgtgtgtgactaatgTGATGTGACATTCTCCAGGACTGCTTTTCCAGAAGTTTGACGAGGAATGTAGAGGAGAATTTCATCATCCACTCAAAATTATCTGCACTAAGTAACTGGTAGCCCCttgtatttacacacacacacacacacacacacacacacacacacacacacacacacacacacacacacacacacacacacacacacacacacacacacacacacacacacacacacacacacacacacgcacacacacacacattttgctcTCGGGAGAAAAGTGCTCACTGATAAGAAAAAGGGAAAGTTTAGAAAGATACGCTGCTCACAGTTAATCCATTAAATCTTCAACAACCTTTATCAACAAATATCatcacacaaaagacaaaaatcaaaatatgaaGTCGTGAAATACCCTGTAAGTGAAATTATCTTTGATTGGACTTTTTATTTGACTGATGTAAAATCAGCGCACCTTGAAACTCATCGCGAGCGGTTTGCGCGCCCCCTGGTGGCTATACTTAAACATAGCATTGTCCGTGACTTTCGGGGCCGGATGATGACGTAAAAGAGAGTcgacaaacaacaacagtgtTGTGAAAGTGCCCGAGAAGAGAGGGAAGGTGTCGTTTGTTCTCATTTAAACTGCCGGCATGTCTGTTTTACGGGTTTGCTCTTCAGCTAGCAAACACAGGCTAGCCGTGGAGGCTGTTTTTAAAGGTCAGTGCGTCCTTTTTAATTAGCTAGCGGCTAAACTAGCTCCTTTGTTTCTATGTTAGCATGCGCACCTGTCGTTTTCATGTAGCCACAGAGTCTCATGTAGATTTGCGTAATGTTTCTATGGTTTCAGTCAGAGCTAGAGTTAGCATGCTATGCTACATGGTTCCTTAAAAAGTCATTATTTTCTCCTCTGCTGGCTGTTCAGGGTTTTGTCGGACGTCCAGCGGTGCCCTGAAGGACAACGAGCCGCTGAAGAAAGCCAAAACCCCGCAGGGTCGGTTTGACAGCCCGGAGGAGAAAACCAAAGATGTGCTGGAAAGTGAGAACGATAAATAGTTTAATAAGCAGCTGGAAACGTCTTTGAAAAATATCACCAGACTTTTAATAAGTATAATGGATGGAATCACTTGTTTAACtacaataataaattaaacacCGTGTTAACTGTAAACTGTTTAAATGAAGATAAAGcctttgtgaaataaaacagtCTTTTACAGAACCATCCTGTTGTTATTCCCCAGAATTCCCTGATGATGTGAACCCTGTAACCAAGGAAAAGGGGGGTCCTCGAGGTCTAGAGCCCACCCGCTATGGAGACTGGGAGAGAAAAGGCCGCTGTGTTGACTTCTAGTTTATTACCCTAAAATCGACACTTTATAATCCACAGATTGTGGAGAATGTTGAAAAAGTTCCA
This is a stretch of genomic DNA from Antennarius striatus isolate MH-2024 chromosome 11, ASM4005453v1, whole genome shotgun sequence. It encodes these proteins:
- the sdhaf4 gene encoding succinate dehydrogenase assembly factor 4, mitochondrial codes for the protein MSVLRVCSSASKHRLAVEAVFKGFCRTSSGALKDNEPLKKAKTPQGRFDSPEEKTKDVLEKFPDDVNPVTKEKGGPRGLEPTRYGDWERKGRCVDF